A genome region from Constrictibacter sp. MBR-5 includes the following:
- a CDS encoding DUF2177 family protein yields MIAYAAAYLASAVTFFGLDMLWLGLVARDFYRRGYGDLLLEQPLYAPAAGFYVFYIVGIVFFAVMPALQAGSWLTALGYGALLGLLCYGTYDMTNLATLKGWPVSVAMVDMAWGTALTGTAALVGFLVARHLA; encoded by the coding sequence ATGATCGCCTACGCCGCCGCCTACCTCGCCAGCGCCGTCACCTTCTTCGGGCTCGACATGCTGTGGCTCGGCCTCGTCGCCCGCGATTTCTATCGCCGCGGCTATGGCGACCTGCTGCTCGAGCAGCCGCTCTACGCGCCCGCCGCCGGATTTTACGTCTTCTATATCGTCGGCATCGTCTTCTTCGCCGTCATGCCGGCGCTGCAGGCCGGCAGCTGGCTGACCGCGCTCGGCTACGGCGCGCTCCTCGGGCTGCTCTGCTACGGCACCTACGACATGACCAACCTGGCGACGCTGAAGGGCTGGCCGGTGTCGGTCGCGATGGTCGACATGGCCTGGGGGACGGCGCTGACCGGCACGGCGGCGCTCGTCGGCTTCCTGGTCGCCCGGCATCTGGCGTGA
- a CDS encoding FAD-dependent oxidoreductase, translated as MQTADIVVIGGGMVGAAIGYGLAMRGASVIILDEGDSAFRAARGNFGLVWVQTKGLGMQRYADWTRQSADLYPEFAAELQETGGIDIAYEKPGGLTLCLGDAEFERQSRTIGSLHQQAGPGRYDAEMVSRRDLESALPHVTLGREVTGGSWSPHDGHTTPLRLLRAMHAGFARFGGRYLSEHRVESIEPGPGGFTLRTAGGDVSAGKVVLAAGHGIPRLAGMVGLSVPTRPERGQVLVTERVQRFLPMPISSVRQTVEGSVMIGNSNEDVGFDDGTTLDVGRDMAARAVRIFPALARLRIVRTWGALRVLPPDKFPIYEESATCPGAFVATMHSGVTLAAVHARRLPEWILDGRVEDGFEQFRAARFDVQAAA; from the coding sequence ATGCAAACGGCGGACATCGTCGTCATCGGTGGCGGCATGGTCGGTGCGGCGATCGGCTACGGGCTCGCCATGCGTGGCGCCTCGGTCATCATCCTGGACGAGGGCGATTCCGCCTTCCGCGCGGCGCGGGGCAATTTCGGCTTGGTCTGGGTCCAGACCAAGGGCCTCGGCATGCAGCGCTATGCCGACTGGACCCGTCAGTCGGCCGACCTCTATCCGGAGTTCGCGGCGGAACTCCAGGAGACCGGCGGCATCGACATCGCCTACGAGAAGCCCGGCGGCCTGACGCTGTGCCTCGGCGACGCCGAGTTCGAGCGGCAGAGCCGCACCATCGGCAGCCTGCACCAGCAGGCCGGGCCCGGCCGCTACGACGCCGAGATGGTCAGCCGGCGCGACCTCGAATCGGCACTGCCGCACGTGACCCTGGGGCGGGAGGTGACCGGCGGCTCCTGGTCGCCGCACGACGGCCACACGACGCCGTTGCGGCTGCTGCGCGCCATGCATGCCGGCTTCGCGCGCTTCGGCGGGCGCTATCTGAGCGAGCATCGCGTCGAGTCGATCGAGCCGGGGCCGGGCGGCTTCACCCTGCGCACCGCCGGCGGCGACGTCTCGGCCGGCAAGGTGGTGCTCGCCGCGGGGCACGGCATTCCGCGGCTCGCCGGGATGGTCGGCCTCTCGGTGCCGACGCGGCCCGAGCGGGGACAGGTCCTGGTGACCGAGCGCGTCCAGCGGTTCCTGCCGATGCCGATCTCCAGCGTGCGCCAGACGGTCGAGGGCTCGGTGATGATCGGCAACTCCAACGAGGATGTCGGTTTCGACGACGGCACGACGCTCGACGTCGGCCGCGACATGGCGGCGCGCGCCGTGCGGATCTTCCCGGCACTGGCGCGGCTGCGCATCGTGCGCACCTGGGGCGCGTTGCGCGTGCTGCCCCCGGACAAGTTCCCGATCTACGAGGAGTCCGCCACCTGTCCCGGCGCCTTCGTCGCGACGATGCACAGCGGCGTCACCCTGGCCGCGGTGCATGCCCGGCGCCTGCCGGAGTGGATCCTCGACGGCAGGGTGGAGGACGGGTTCGAGCAGTTCCGGGCGGCGAGGTTCGATGTTCAGGCGGCGGCATAG
- a CDS encoding (2Fe-2S)-binding protein: protein MFRRRHRAARDSVTIVIEDEPVMVAEGDTVAAALFAAGLPWFRTTPIGARPRAPWCMMGVCFDCLVEIDGEPNRQACLVQVREGMTVRRQRGARAFEPELGREYTP, encoded by the coding sequence ATGTTCAGGCGGCGGCATAGGGCGGCGCGCGACTCGGTCACGATCGTGATCGAGGACGAGCCGGTGATGGTGGCGGAGGGTGATACCGTCGCGGCGGCCCTGTTCGCCGCCGGCCTGCCCTGGTTCCGGACGACGCCGATCGGCGCGCGGCCGCGCGCGCCCTGGTGCATGATGGGCGTGTGCTTCGACTGCCTGGTCGAGATCGACGGCGAGCCGAACCGCCAAGCCTGCCTCGTCCAGGTGCGCGAGGGAATGACGGTGCGGCGCCAGCGGGGTGCGCGTGCCTTCGAGCCGGAGCTCGGGCGTGAGTACACGCCGTGA
- a CDS encoding NAD(P)/FAD-dependent oxidoreductase yields the protein MNRLLDLIVIGAGPAGMAAAATGAECGLSTLLIDEQAEPGGQIYRSIESIGERRPDDVALFGDDYAHGAHLARELRRSAALYLPSASVFEVTPEADEVAVAVTVDGAAERLAARRVIVATGAMERPVPVPGWTMPGVMGAGAAQLLLKSAGLVPEGRVVLAGAGPLLLLAAVQLVDAGAEVVAVLERTRFADYLGAARHLFRARRAPGYIAKGRALRRRLKAAGVPIRSGVTGLRIEGLDRPERVLWDGGAVDADVVLLHEGVVPHVQITRQIGADHIWDPAQRCWRPVLDEWGGSSVANVIVAGDSGGIGGARVAEATGRLAALQAAHLLGRLSQRERNRRAAAPRGLRRRHLAIRPLLDALFPPSAEILAPPDDATIVCRCEEVTAGEIRAAVALGAAGPNQLKAFTRCGMGPCQGRLCGLTVAETIAAARSLPVAQIGYYRIRPPIKPVTLGELAALDG from the coding sequence ATGAACCGTCTTCTCGACCTGATCGTGATCGGCGCCGGACCGGCCGGGATGGCGGCCGCCGCGACGGGCGCGGAGTGCGGCCTGTCGACCCTGCTGATCGACGAGCAGGCCGAGCCGGGCGGCCAGATCTATCGCAGCATCGAGAGCATCGGCGAGCGCCGGCCGGACGACGTGGCGCTGTTCGGCGACGACTATGCGCACGGTGCCCATCTGGCGCGCGAGCTGCGCCGCTCGGCCGCACTCTATCTGCCCTCGGCGTCCGTGTTCGAGGTGACGCCGGAGGCCGACGAGGTGGCAGTCGCGGTGACCGTGGACGGCGCGGCCGAGCGGCTCGCCGCCCGGCGGGTGATCGTCGCGACCGGTGCGATGGAGCGCCCGGTGCCGGTCCCCGGCTGGACCATGCCGGGCGTGATGGGAGCAGGTGCCGCGCAGCTGCTGCTGAAGTCGGCCGGCCTGGTGCCGGAGGGGCGGGTGGTGCTGGCCGGTGCCGGGCCGCTCCTGCTGCTGGCGGCGGTGCAGCTGGTCGATGCGGGTGCCGAGGTGGTGGCGGTGCTCGAGCGCACGCGGTTCGCGGATTATCTGGGGGCCGCGCGCCACCTGTTCCGGGCGCGCCGGGCGCCCGGCTACATCGCCAAGGGCCGGGCGCTGCGCCGGCGGCTGAAGGCTGCGGGCGTGCCGATCCGCTCGGGCGTGACCGGGCTGCGCATCGAAGGTCTCGACCGGCCGGAGCGGGTGCTCTGGGACGGCGGCGCCGTCGATGCGGACGTGGTGCTGCTGCACGAGGGCGTTGTGCCGCACGTGCAGATCACGCGGCAGATCGGTGCCGACCACATCTGGGACCCGGCGCAGCGCTGCTGGCGGCCGGTGCTCGACGAATGGGGCGGCAGCTCGGTTGCCAACGTCATTGTCGCGGGGGATTCCGGCGGAATCGGCGGTGCGCGCGTCGCCGAGGCGACGGGCCGGCTGGCCGCGCTGCAGGCGGCGCATCTGCTCGGCCGCCTGTCGCAGCGCGAGCGCAACCGGCGTGCCGCCGCGCCGCGCGGCCTGCGCCGCCGGCACCTCGCGATCCGGCCCCTGCTGGATGCCCTGTTTCCGCCGTCCGCCGAGATCCTGGCGCCGCCCGACGATGCGACCATCGTCTGCCGCTGCGAGGAAGTGACGGCCGGCGAGATACGCGCCGCGGTCGCCCTCGGCGCCGCGGGCCCGAACCAGCTGAAGGCCTTCACCCGCTGCGGCATGGGCCCCTGCCAGGGCCGCCTCTGCGGCCTGACCGTCGCCGAGACCATCGCGGCGGCCCGCAGCCTGCCCGTCGCGCAGATCGGCTACTACCGCATCCGTCCGCCGATCAAGCCGGTCACTCTCGGCGAACTGGCCGCCCTCGACGGCTGA
- a CDS encoding dodecin, whose protein sequence is MSDNVYGITHVVGSSADGMSQAIENAVSTAAKTVKNLEWFEVSETRGHIEGGKVAHYQVVLKLGFRYEAKH, encoded by the coding sequence GTGTCGGACAATGTGTATGGAATTACCCATGTCGTGGGTAGTTCGGCCGACGGTATGTCCCAGGCGATCGAGAATGCCGTCTCGACGGCGGCGAAGACGGTGAAGAACCTGGAGTGGTTCGAGGTCTCCGAGACCCGCGGTCACATCGAAGGCGGCAAGGTGGCGCACTATCAGGTCGTGCTGAAGCTCGGCTTCCGCTATGAGGCGAAGCACTGA